One Zetaproteobacteria bacterium genomic region harbors:
- a CDS encoding phosphoribosylanthranilate isomerase, with the protein MARHRTRIKICGITRLEDALAASMLGVDAVGFVFYDRSPRYIDPEKAAAIVRRLPPFVSAVGLFVNPGQEWIAEVLRHCPLGVIQLHGDETPEFCALQRRRVVKAISVRSSADLARISHYRCSVLLDAPAPDGVYGGTGSRFDWSLIGDLRHDYPLMLAGGLDADNVAQALALRDWFAIDVSSGVERAPGIKDAEKMRALVRAVQQAEQQ; encoded by the coding sequence ATGGCCCGCCACCGCACCCGGATCAAGATCTGCGGCATCACCCGGTTGGAGGACGCGCTGGCCGCTTCCATGCTGGGGGTGGATGCGGTGGGCTTCGTCTTCTACGACCGCTCCCCACGCTACATCGATCCGGAGAAGGCGGCGGCGATCGTGCGCCGGCTGCCTCCCTTCGTCTCCGCCGTCGGTCTCTTCGTCAATCCCGGGCAGGAGTGGATCGCCGAGGTGTTGCGCCACTGTCCGCTGGGGGTGATCCAGCTCCACGGCGACGAGACGCCGGAGTTCTGCGCCCTGCAGCGGCGCCGGGTGGTCAAGGCGATCTCCGTGCGCTCGTCCGCCGATCTGGCCCGCATCTCCCACTATCGCTGCTCCGTGCTGCTCGACGCGCCGGCGCCGGATGGGGTATACGGCGGTACCGGTAGTCGCTTCGACTGGTCGTTGATCGGGGATCTGCGGCACGACTATCCGCTGATGCTCGCCGGCGGTCTGGATGCCGACAATGTGGCGCAGGCGCTCGCCCTGCGCGACTGGTTCGCCATCGATGTCTCCTCCGGCGTCGAGCGGGCGCCGGGGATCAAGGATGCGGAGAAGATGCGCGCGCTGGTCCGCGCCGTGCAGCAGGCGGAACAGCAGTGA
- a CDS encoding DUF374 domain-containing protein — protein sequence MRARLLHWLVPRLIRMVILLLSRTIRWQVVGEPFGTGEGPPALLCFWHGRMLMMPYAFRGWRGEMLISEHRDGAYIADTMHLLGIRTVRGSTTRGGARALLRMIRIARAGGDVGITPDGPRGPREVVQPGTVQLAMKAGIPLRAACYASDRHWRVDSWDRFYIPKPFSRGVIVYGAPCFIAEGTPLEEAIATAQQAMDEVQAIADGFFRPGGGEGG from the coding sequence GTGCGGGCGCGGCTGCTCCACTGGCTGGTGCCGCGGCTGATCCGGATGGTCATTCTGCTGCTCTCCCGCACCATCCGCTGGCAGGTGGTGGGCGAGCCGTTCGGCACCGGGGAGGGGCCGCCGGCGCTGCTCTGCTTCTGGCACGGACGGATGTTGATGATGCCGTATGCCTTCCGCGGCTGGCGCGGCGAGATGTTGATCTCGGAGCATCGCGACGGCGCCTACATCGCCGACACCATGCATCTGCTCGGCATCCGCACCGTGCGCGGCTCCACCACCCGTGGCGGGGCACGGGCGCTGCTGCGCATGATCCGCATCGCGCGGGCGGGCGGGGATGTCGGCATCACCCCCGACGGCCCCAGAGGCCCACGCGAGGTGGTACAGCCCGGGACGGTGCAGCTGGCCATGAAGGCGGGGATTCCGTTGCGCGCCGCCTGCTACGCCAGCGATCGCCACTGGCGGGTCGACTCCTGGGACCGCTTCTACATCCCCAAGCCCTTCAGCCGCGGGGTGATCGTCTACGGTGCGCCCTGCTTCATCGCCGAGGGGACGCCGTTGGAGGAGGCGATCGCCACCGCCCAGCAGGCGATGGACGAGGTGCAGGCGATCGCCGATGGCTTCTTCCGACCGGGGGGCGGAGAGGGGGGATGA